GCATCCATGGCGATATGCAGACGATCCCGAAACCCGATGGCGATGCCCAGGAACGAAAACCAGATCAACAGCAGCAGCGTAATTTCCTCTGACCAAAAAAAGACGAAATGAAACAGTTTCCGGGTAATGACTTGAAGCGTTACGATCAAGGTCATTAACGCCACGGCGCTGACGGCGAACGTCTCGATGGCTCTGTCCGCCGCGACGGCGACCGTTTTAAGCCTCTGAAATAATGCGCCCATGTTGCTGAATTCCCCCATTTCCAATGTCGTTAACCTTTCTGCCCTCCAATTGTAAGTGTTTTCATTTCACTGAAACAGAAGACGATCTTGTCGTTTATTTGTGAAATTTTTGTTTTTGGTTACGATGACGAACGTCCTGCGAGGCAATTTCTTAGCAGGGCGTCTAATGGTTTGTTATTCGGAAAAAGGCAAGTCGCCGCAAAAAAAGACGGGAGCCGCGGCTCCCGTCTCTCTCCCTTTTCGTTATTGCTTGTCGCTCTTCCGCGACGCTCCTTCGAATGCCAAGCTGTCGATGCGCAGGTCCGGCGCGTGGAACACGACGTACAGCGTATGCTGCCCCGCGAGCTTCGCATCCGATAGATCGGCGGCGACGTCCGTATAACCCAACTCTTTTACCGTGACATTCGTATGGTTCACTGTGTACGTTCTCATGCCCGTCGTCGGCACGTCGATGGTCGCGATCGGCGCGCTGTCCGGAGAATCGAGATGAAGCGTGATCTTGCCGCCCGGACCGTCCGTCGCGACGCTGGCCGTAACGGATCGCGAGCCGGCGAACACCGTCTTCGGAATCGCGACCCAAGCGCCGGCCTGCTTGGAACGAACGGCGTAGTAGCCGCCGACGACCTTTTCCGCCTTCAGATTCTCGGCCGTGCGCGCCTTGGACACTTCATGGTACACGACCTCGTCGGAGGCGAACGCATGGTCGAATACGTTGAACGGTTTGTTCGTCGGAAGCGCAGCCAGCGAGTCGCCGGCGATCGCGACGGCTTGCGACGCGCGAATGTCCTGCGACGACGCGCCGACCATGAACGTGTACTCGCCCGTCTCCACCTTGAACTTGCCTGCGTTGACGTCCCAAATCGCGAGAACTTGCGGGTCGACCTCAAGGGTGACCGGCTTCGTTTCGCCGGGCGCGAGGAACACTTTCTCGAAAGCGACCAGCTGCTTTTGCGGCGCGTATGGGCCGTAAGCGGACGCAGGGTTGCTCGCGTAGAGCTGGACGACTTCGGACGTGGCTGCCGCTCCGTCGTTCGTAACGTTGACCGTCGCTTGGAACGGCGCGTCTGCCCGCGCGTTCGCCGGGGCTGCAAAATCGCTGAAGGTGAAGCTGCTGTACGACAGCCCGTATCCGAACGGATAGGTAACCGGGGCCTTCGTATACATGTACGTCAGCTCCGCTTCGACCGGATCGGCGTTCGCCATATCGACGGTGAAACGAGGATCGACCGTGTGACCCAGCACATCCGCGGTGTTGCCTTCCGGAATCGAATACTTGCTAATGGACGGAAGCGCGGATTGATCCGCGTACCAAGTAGATGTCAATCGCCCCGTCGGCGCGTAGTCGCCGTAGAGCACATCCGCGAGCGCGACGGCATCGTACTGCCCGCCGTATGGTTGGTACACGATCGCGGATACGTTCGGGTTGTTCTGGATCGGCTCCATCCCGACCGGGAAGCTGGATCGAACGACGACGATCGTCTTCTTGCCCTGCGCCGCGAAGGCGGCGGATACGGCGTCGACCAGCTCATAATCGGCTTCGCCCATATTCAAGCTGGAACGATCGTTCCCTTCTCCGGCGCTGTGGCGCGGAATGGCGCCGACGAACACGATCGCATAGTCGTCGACCGCCGCGCGCGCCGCGGCTTCTTCGCCCACGTCTTTCACGACCGTCTTCTCGAACTTCACGTTGTCCCCGCGGATGGCGGCGAACGTCGCGTTCGTCAGCGTTCCGGGAGACGTCACGAGCTTCCCGTCGCCGCTCGTCATCGCGAATCTGCCGTTCACATAATACCAGTTCGAAAATTCCCCGGAAAATCCGGTGCGGAAGCCGTTCGTAACGATGGAGACGGTCCCGTCCTGATTCGGTTCGATGCGAAGTCTCGGCGGAATCGTGCTCGTATTGCCGAGCAGCAACTCTTGGCTCCAATCGTTGCTCGTGATGTTGAGCACCGTGCCGTCCGTGTTGCCGATGGCCGCGTTCGCCGCGCCCGGCGACGTGACCCAGCGGCCGTTGAATACGGAGCGCAAGCTCGAGCCTTCCTGTCCCCAATCGTACAATTCGAACAGATGCGCGGCGTTCGACGGGTCGAGCGGCTCCGAAGTCGTGACGAGGCTCGCGCCTTCCGGCGGCGCGCTCGGATCCGCGCTGACCGTCTTTCCGTTCAGCTTGGACGTCAAACCGATGACGGCTGCGCCGGTGTCATAAGACACGTTGCCGCTTCCGATTTCCTTAATGATCGCGAGCAGCGGCGAGATGCCCGAATTCGGAAGCGGCGGCGTGTCCCGCAGCGAAGCCGTCGGCTTGAACCGGGCGTCGGCGTAAATGCCGGAGATCGCCGCCGACTCGTTCTTGCTAAGCGGCAGCGCGCCGTCGTTCTTCAGCAGCACGATGCTTTCCCGCGCGGCCTGCAGCGCGATCTCTTGATGCTCGGGCACGAGATACGTCGACTGCGTCGCCGATACGTCTTTCGCGTACGGCGCGAACGGGTAGTACTTCGGAATGCCGTTCTCGTCGACCTCGTTGAAAATGCCGACGCGCACCATTTGATTGACGTGCGGACGCGCCGCTTCAATCAAATCCTCTTTCGTGATGCCGTACAAGCCCTGTTCGACGGCGTCGACCAGCGCGAGCACGTCGGCGAGACCGTTAGCCGGATTCGGCGAAGGTCTGCCGGCGTTCGCCTTCGCGAGCGCCATCAGAACGGTCGCATGCGTGCGGTCGACGGCGTACTTCGTGTCGTAGCCGTTCCCCTGCGTGTTTTCGCCGAACACATGCGCATCCGCGTTGAAGTCGGGCGAACTGTACGCCCCGTACTTCGCGAAGTTGTTCGCATGCAATTGAATCGGAGACAAAATATTCGGGATGCCGTTCGTCCGGCCGAACGACGTCATGACGCCGGACACCGAGCCGGAGGCGAGCGCCGGCAGCGCCGAGCGCGTCTGGTATTCGAACAGGGCCCTCGCGCCAGCGCTGTTGCTGGCCGAGAAGCGGTACCACTGCGAGTTGTATACGGAGTAATGCTTCGTGCCGACGGCCGCGCGCATCCAGAAGCCGCCGTCGCTTTCCGGCAGGTCGGTTCCGCCGAGGCCGGCCGCCATCCGATCGACCAGCGTGGCGGCCAAGTATGGATCCTCCGCATAGCCTTCGTCGAAACGGCCGCTTAACGGGTTGATCCGCAAATCCGTCTCCACCGTGAAGGCTACCGTCGTAGATGCGTTCGGGCCCCCATGGATGTTCGATTCGCCCTGTTTCACTTTGAGCGTGCTGATTTTTTCGCTCCCGATCACGCGGCCGATGTCGGACAGCAGCTGTTTGTTCCACGTTTGGCCCATGCCGACGAGCGCCGGGAAATCGGTAGAGACCCCCTGCACGTTGTCGGCGGCCGACAGCGCCCCCGGAATGACCTTCCCGGCGTTGGCGCCCCGCTGCAGCGTGTAATGATTGCGCGATCCCGTCGCGTACACCGCGGGTCCCTCAAGCCCCGTGTATGCGAAATAGGCGTCCACGAACGCATCCAAGTGATCGGGGTTCCCGTCGAACAGCGGCATGCCGTCGAATACGCCGCCGACCTGCCGTTGGAAGACGATTTCCTCTTCGCCGCCCTGCACGGCCTCCGCGTACGGCGCCGCCCCGCTTCCGATCAGCGACAGCCCCAG
The nucleotide sequence above comes from Paenibacillus sp.. Encoded proteins:
- a CDS encoding glycoside hydrolase family 3 C-terminal domain-containing protein codes for the protein MRNAGFRTIAKTCLAAVLGLSLIGSGAAPYAEAVQGGEEEIVFQRQVGGVFDGMPLFDGNPDHLDAFVDAYFAYTGLEGPAVYATGSRNHYTLQRGANAGKVIPGALSAADNVQGVSTDFPALVGMGQTWNKQLLSDIGRVIGSEKISTLKVKQGESNIHGGPNASTTVAFTVETDLRINPLSGRFDEGYAEDPYLAATLVDRMAAGLGGTDLPESDGGFWMRAAVGTKHYSVYNSQWYRFSASNSAGARALFEYQTRSALPALASGSVSGVMTSFGRTNGIPNILSPIQLHANNFAKYGAYSSPDFNADAHVFGENTQGNGYDTKYAVDRTHATVLMALAKANAGRPSPNPANGLADVLALVDAVEQGLYGITKEDLIEAARPHVNQMVRVGIFNEVDENGIPKYYPFAPYAKDVSATQSTYLVPEHQEIALQAARESIVLLKNDGALPLSKNESAAISGIYADARFKPTASLRDTPPLPNSGISPLLAIIKEIGSGNVSYDTGAAVIGLTSKLNGKTVSADPSAPPEGASLVTTSEPLDPSNAAHLFELYDWGQEGSSLRSVFNGRWVTSPGAANAAIGNTDGTVLNITSNDWSQELLLGNTSTIPPRLRIEPNQDGTVSIVTNGFRTGFSGEFSNWYYVNGRFAMTSGDGKLVTSPGTLTNATFAAIRGDNVKFEKTVVKDVGEEAAARAAVDDYAIVFVGAIPRHSAGEGNDRSSLNMGEADYELVDAVSAAFAAQGKKTIVVVRSSFPVGMEPIQNNPNVSAIVYQPYGGQYDAVALADVLYGDYAPTGRLTSTWYADQSALPSISKYSIPEGNTADVLGHTVDPRFTVDMANADPVEAELTYMYTKAPVTYPFGYGLSYSSFTFSDFAAPANARADAPFQATVNVTNDGAAATSEVVQLYASNPASAYGPYAPQKQLVAFEKVFLAPGETKPVTLEVDPQVLAIWDVNAGKFKVETGEYTFMVGASSQDIRASQAVAIAGDSLAALPTNKPFNVFDHAFASDEVVYHEVSKARTAENLKAEKVVGGYYAVRSKQAGAWVAIPKTVFAGSRSVTASVATDGPGGKITLHLDSPDSAPIATIDVPTTGMRTYTVNHTNVTVKELGYTDVAADLSDAKLAGQHTLYVVFHAPDLRIDSLAFEGASRKSDKQ